Proteins encoded by one window of Chondromyces crocatus:
- a CDS encoding ThiF family adenylyltransferase, with protein MSGLEGAWQIGSTRVRIGVGLSAGFPLRLPDIFHLSHGEEALLPHVEEDGRICCFDREGLVLDRHRPAQILRETLAQARRTIEAGMKGENRLELFDECESYWWATRQRLHCNVAPDEVARKIIVFHGIPSGVAADRGALEEMSPLFRNGTWSEQNGLYVPLEPSLLSDRDFHPGDIDSDAALHDLMETHVSAANRERLGRARHTRGYKQFLILGIPRAAGGRALLGLWLDAPRSASRRRRIRSHELRGSLSRVALVRADPHALQGRLVTAPSVKGAHVVIVGCGALGGHLASCLAWAGVGRLTLVDPDPFLPTNTFRHVLGRSGVGTQSKVFALKQELETKIPRIEITDVASNFEVALRDGVVKLDGSSLVVVTTGDVTGCLGLNAHLVMQPLTPAVIYAWIEPHGLGGHAVLTNTRKAGASGCFECLFEDDPEFGLVNRADYAAPGQRFASRDRTCSSAFVPYGDLDARETANLAARLAIETLDGRVLGHPLRSWRGDATAFHGAGFRTSARYDRQSVGQGTCGSSYAREGCRCCGGRST; from the coding sequence GTGAGCGGCCTGGAAGGAGCGTGGCAGATCGGCTCGACGCGGGTGCGCATCGGCGTGGGGCTGAGTGCGGGTTTCCCCTTGAGGTTGCCCGACATTTTTCATCTATCTCATGGCGAAGAGGCTCTCCTCCCGCATGTGGAGGAGGATGGCCGCATCTGTTGCTTCGACCGTGAAGGCCTGGTTCTCGATCGTCATCGACCGGCTCAGATTCTGCGTGAAACGTTGGCGCAAGCTCGCCGGACGATCGAGGCAGGAATGAAGGGGGAGAATCGCCTCGAACTGTTCGACGAATGCGAGTCGTACTGGTGGGCTACGCGTCAGCGCCTTCACTGCAACGTCGCTCCTGATGAAGTGGCTCGAAAGATCATTGTGTTCCACGGGATACCCAGTGGGGTCGCTGCTGATCGGGGCGCGCTCGAAGAGATGTCTCCGCTGTTTCGTAATGGCACGTGGAGCGAGCAGAACGGGCTGTATGTTCCCCTCGAACCGAGCCTTCTCTCGGACCGGGATTTCCATCCTGGGGACATCGACTCCGATGCGGCGCTGCACGACCTCATGGAGACGCACGTATCCGCTGCGAATCGGGAACGCCTCGGGAGAGCGAGGCACACTCGCGGGTACAAGCAGTTCCTGATTCTAGGCATTCCAAGGGCCGCAGGCGGGAGGGCTTTGCTGGGACTGTGGTTGGACGCTCCCAGATCGGCGTCTCGTCGTCGTCGCATCAGGAGTCATGAGCTTCGAGGCTCGCTCTCGCGTGTGGCGCTTGTACGCGCGGATCCCCATGCATTGCAAGGGCGGCTGGTGACCGCGCCTTCCGTGAAGGGGGCGCACGTCGTGATCGTCGGCTGTGGTGCCCTTGGAGGACACCTGGCCAGTTGCCTCGCCTGGGCCGGCGTTGGACGGCTGACGCTCGTGGATCCTGACCCATTTTTGCCGACGAACACATTTCGCCATGTGCTGGGACGAAGTGGCGTGGGCACCCAAAGCAAGGTCTTCGCCTTGAAGCAAGAGCTGGAGACCAAAATCCCGCGGATCGAGATCACAGACGTCGCGAGCAACTTCGAGGTGGCGCTTCGTGATGGTGTCGTGAAGCTGGACGGGAGTTCTCTCGTCGTGGTGACGACAGGTGATGTGACAGGATGCCTGGGACTCAACGCGCACCTCGTCATGCAGCCGCTGACACCAGCCGTGATCTACGCATGGATCGAACCTCATGGTCTGGGAGGGCACGCTGTACTCACCAACACCCGCAAAGCGGGCGCTTCGGGTTGTTTCGAGTGCCTCTTCGAGGACGATCCCGAGTTCGGACTCGTGAACCGGGCGGACTACGCCGCGCCAGGACAGCGTTTTGCCAGTCGTGATCGGACCTGTTCCAGTGCGTTCGTTCCCTATGGGGATCTCGATGCTCGAGAGACGGCCAACCTGGCTGCGAGGCTGGCCATCGAAACCCTGGACGGTCGCGTCCTGGGCCATCCGCTGCGCTCGTGGAGGGGGGACGCGACGGCATTCCATGGCGCCGGCTTCCGGACTTCCGCGCGCTACGATCGGCAGAGCGTGGGCCAGGGGACCTGCGGGTCGTCCTACGCGCGTGAGGGGTGCCGGTGTTGCGGGGGGCGGTCGACGTGA
- a CDS encoding Mov34/MPN/PAD-1 family protein, whose amino-acid sequence MRVMGGRAQHDPHALEAGGVLVGRHIRGSRDVVVDLVTEPMPGDRQSRYSFHRSQKPHQRFLDEIWRTSRKTCVYLGEWHTHPERHPSPSSVDLADWRKRLVKDQVDSESMFFVIVGQVETAAWEGFRGTGRLARLEAVQHAPT is encoded by the coding sequence GTGAGGGTCATGGGAGGCCGCGCGCAGCACGACCCGCATGCGCTCGAGGCCGGTGGGGTTCTCGTCGGTCGTCACATTCGAGGGAGCCGTGACGTGGTCGTCGACCTCGTCACCGAGCCAATGCCTGGGGACAGGCAGAGCCGCTACAGCTTTCATCGAAGCCAGAAGCCGCATCAGCGCTTTCTCGACGAGATATGGCGAACAAGCCGCAAGACATGTGTCTACCTGGGAGAATGGCATACCCATCCGGAGCGTCACCCTTCACCTTCGTCGGTCGATCTTGCGGACTGGCGCAAGCGGCTGGTGAAGGACCAGGTCGATAGCGAGTCCATGTTCTTCGTCATCGTCGGGCAGGTGGAGACCGCTGCCTGGGAAGGGTTTCGGGGCACAGGCAGACTCGCCCGCCTGGAGGCCGTGCAGCATGCGCCGACCTGA